In one window of Mauremys reevesii isolate NIE-2019 linkage group 22, ASM1616193v1, whole genome shotgun sequence DNA:
- the LOC120388607 gene encoding histone H3-like — MARTKQTARKSTGGKAPRKQLATKAARKSAPATGGVKKPHRYRPGTVALREIRRYQKSTELLIRKLPFQRLVREIAQDFKTDLRFQSSAVMALQEASEAYLVGLFEDTNLGGGVKMSGRGKGGKGLGKGGAKRHRKVLRDNIQGITKPAIRRLARRGGVKRISGLIYEETRGVLKVFLENVIRDAVTYTEHAKRKTVTAMDVVYALKRQGRTLYGFGG, encoded by the exons ATGGCTCGTACGAAGCAGACTGCTCGTAAATCTACTGGCGGGAAGGCGCCCCGCAAGCAGCTCGCCACTAAGGCTGCCCGGAAAAGCGCTCCCGCCACGGGTGGGGTGAAGAAGCCCCATCGCTACCGGCCCGGTACCGTGGCCCTGCGGGAAATCCGCCGCTACCAGAAATCCACCGAGCTGCTGATCCGTAAGCTgcccttccagcgcctggtgcgGGAGATCGCCCAGGACTTCAAGACGGATCTGCGCTTCCAGAGCTCGGCCGTCATGGCCCTGCAGGAGGCGAGCGAGGCTTACCTGGTAGGGCTCTTCGAGGACACCAACCT TGGTGGTGGTGTTAAAATGTCTGGTCGTGGCAAAGGCGGAAAGGGGCTCGGTAAGGGAGGTGCTAAGAGGCACCGCAAGGTCTTACGAGACAACATCCAGGGTATTACAAAGCCTGCGATCCGCCGCTTGGCTCGCCGCGGCGGGGTGAAGCGCATTTCGGGGCTGATCTACGAAGAGACCCGCGGGGTGCTGAAGGTTTTCCTGGAGAACGTGATCCGCGATGCGGTGACCTACACCGAGCACGCCAAGCGGAAGACGGTGACGGCTATGGATGTGGTGTACGCGCTGAAGCGCCAGGGGCGCACCCTGTATGGCTTCGGGGGTTAA
- the LOC120388956 gene encoding histone H2A.J-like, with protein MSGRGKQGGKVRAKAKSRSSRAGLQFPVGRVHRLLRKGNYAERVGAGAPVYMAAVLEYLTAEILELAGNAARDNKKTRIIPRHLQLAIRNDEELNKLLGKVTIAQGGVLPNIQAVLLPKKTESHKAKGK; from the coding sequence ATGTCTGGTCGCGGAAAGCAGGGAGGCAAAGTGCGGGCTAAGGCCAAGTCTCGCTCTTCTCGTGCTGGGCTGCAATTCCCTGTAGGTCGCGTGCACCGGCTGCTGCGTAAGGGGAACTATGCGGAGCGAGTGGGAGCCGGCGCTCCTGTTTACATGGCTGCGGTGCTAGAGTACCTCACTGCTGAAATCTTGGAGCTGGCTGGCAACGCCGCCCGCGACAACAAGAAAACCCGCATCATCCCCCGGCATTTGCAGCTGGCCATCCGCAACGATGAGGAGCTGAACAAGCTGCTGGGTAAAGTCACCATTGCTCAGGGTGGCGTCCTGCCCAACATCCAGGCGGTGCTGCTGCCCAAGAAAACCGAGAGCCACAAAGCCAAGGGCAAGTGA
- the LOC120388625 gene encoding histone H2B 8, with product MPEPAKSAPAPKKGSKKAVTKTQKKGDKKRRKTRKESYSIYVYKVLKQVHPDTGISSKAMGIMNSFVNDIFERIAGEASRLAHYNKRSTITSREIQTAVRLLLPGELAKHAVSEGTKAVTKYTSSK from the coding sequence ATGCCTGAGCCGGCGAAATCTGCTCCCGCGCCCAAGAAGGGCTCCAAGAAAGCGGTGACCAAGACCCAGAAGAAGGGGGATAAGAAGCGCCGCAAGACCAGGAAGGAGAGTTACTCCATTTACGTCTATAAGGTGCTGAAGCAGGTTCATCCCGACACCGGTATCTCTTCCAAGGCCATGGGCATCATGAACTCCTTCGTCAACGACATCTTCGAGCGCATCGCCGGGGAGGCGTCTCGCCTGGCGCATTACAACAAGCGCTCCACCATCACCTCCCGGGAGATCCAGACCGCCGTGCGCCTGCTGCTGCCCGGGGAGCTGGCCAAACACGCTGTGTCGGAGGGTACCAAGGCGGTCACCAAGTACACCAGCTCTAAGTAA